In a single window of the Desulfitibacter sp. BRH_c19 genome:
- a CDS encoding peptidyl-tRNA hydrolase, giving the protein MKLIAGLGNPGKKYEATRHNVGFMVVDYIADMWNVEFNKTKEKGLIAESYYHGEKVILVKPQTYMNLSGVCVGSLVNFYKIPIEDVIIVYDDLDLEVGTIRIRPAGSSGGHKGIQSIINHLATNEIIRVKVGIGRDADHAIDHVLGIFNKTEWDIIKEVIPKASEAVEKLLAGDVEKVMNLYNKSYRT; this is encoded by the coding sequence GTGAAATTAATTGCCGGATTGGGTAATCCTGGAAAAAAATATGAGGCAACTAGACACAATGTAGGATTCATGGTTGTGGATTACATTGCTGATATGTGGAACGTAGAGTTTAATAAGACTAAAGAAAAGGGTTTAATTGCTGAAAGCTACTATCATGGTGAAAAAGTAATATTAGTTAAACCTCAGACATATATGAACTTAAGTGGAGTATGTGTTGGTAGTCTGGTTAATTTTTATAAAATACCTATAGAAGATGTAATTATAGTTTATGATGATCTAGATTTGGAAGTGGGCACAATTAGAATAAGGCCTGCGGGATCTTCAGGAGGACACAAGGGAATCCAATCCATTATTAATCACCTAGCCACTAATGAAATCATTCGGGTCAAAGTGGGAATAGGTAGAGATGCAGACCATGCAATAGACCATGTTTTAGGTATTTTTAACAAAACTGAATGGGATATAATAAAAGAAGTAATTCCTAAAGCTTCAGAAGCTGTTGAAAAATTACTAGCTGGGGATGTAGAAAAAGTTATGAATCTATATAATAAAAGCTATAGAACTTAG